In Oryzihumus leptocrescens, the following are encoded in one genomic region:
- a CDS encoding recombinase family protein, whose protein sequence is MRLIGYIRVSTDRQAEAGFGLDVQEDALQGWARQQGHRLVRVIREEGVSGALDDRPGLVEAFAALRQREASGVVVPRLDRLARDLIVQEQILAEVRRGGWTVHSATNSESHYLADDPGDPSRTLIRQVLGAVSQYERAMIRLRLAGGRRQKAASGGYAYGAPHFGHRAVGGALVPDGREQAALRRMQALRAAGMSLREIAVALDVEGVAPKRGSRWHPQTVARALSRATAP, encoded by the coding sequence ATGAGGCTCATCGGGTACATCCGGGTGTCGACAGATCGGCAGGCGGAGGCTGGATTCGGCCTCGACGTGCAGGAGGACGCACTGCAGGGGTGGGCTCGCCAGCAGGGGCACCGGCTGGTCCGGGTCATCCGTGAGGAGGGTGTCTCAGGTGCCCTTGATGACCGGCCGGGTCTTGTCGAGGCGTTCGCTGCGCTACGCCAACGTGAAGCGTCTGGCGTGGTCGTCCCCCGGCTGGACCGGCTCGCCCGCGACCTGATCGTGCAGGAGCAGATCCTCGCCGAGGTCCGCCGCGGCGGGTGGACCGTCCACAGTGCCACCAACAGCGAGAGCCACTACCTGGCCGACGACCCCGGCGACCCATCGCGCACGCTGATCAGGCAGGTCCTCGGCGCCGTGTCCCAATACGAGCGCGCGATGATCCGGCTCCGGCTCGCCGGAGGCCGTCGCCAGAAGGCGGCCTCAGGCGGATACGCCTACGGGGCACCGCATTTCGGACACCGTGCCGTCGGCGGCGCGCTCGTACCGGACGGCCGGGAGCAGGCGGCACTCCGCCGGATGCAGGCGCTACGCGCCGCTGGGATGTCGCTGCGCGAGATCGCCGTCGCGCTCGACGTGGAGGGCGTCGCGCCCAAGCGCGGGAGCCGGTGGCATCCGCAGACCGTCGCGCGGGCGCTGAGTCGAGCCACCGCACCCTGA